One Paenibacillus sp. FSL H7-0737 DNA segment encodes these proteins:
- a CDS encoding ABC transporter substrate-binding protein: protein MLKRKTLFPILALVMLLSVFVTACGGNNNASSNTPSATTETTTAPSAEATAVPDASAAEMRSYETTKGTVQIPVRPQRIVTDYYGGELLSVGANVIGVEPSTFDNPFLKDLLKNTQDVGAPVNAEKALELAPDLIVVMYDDNYDALSKIAPTIHIPYGTATNIYETVKLFGDIVGAPDKAEQFIADFEKKAAEGREKLKGVVNENDTFGIYELTDKGELWTFGNNAGRGGQALYNALKLKMPTKNSNDNQTLQLSMELLPEYAADYMFLTTYDPDKKGDKLKELKESPVWNGLAAAKNDHLFYNDFDTFYRYDPIAITAQIDLFVDMILERNGKK, encoded by the coding sequence ATGCTAAAAAGAAAGACCCTTTTCCCCATCCTGGCACTCGTAATGTTATTGTCTGTATTTGTGACGGCTTGCGGGGGAAACAACAATGCTTCATCTAATACACCAAGCGCGACAACTGAAACAACAACAGCCCCGAGTGCAGAGGCAACAGCTGTTCCTGATGCTTCCGCTGCCGAAATGCGCAGCTATGAAACTACTAAAGGTACTGTTCAAATCCCAGTTAGACCTCAGCGGATCGTTACAGATTATTATGGTGGGGAATTACTCTCCGTTGGAGCTAACGTCATAGGCGTTGAACCTAGTACTTTTGATAACCCCTTCTTGAAAGACCTGCTCAAAAACACACAAGATGTTGGTGCTCCAGTCAACGCTGAGAAAGCATTAGAACTTGCACCTGATCTAATTGTAGTTATGTACGACGACAACTATGATGCTTTATCCAAAATCGCTCCAACCATTCATATACCATACGGAACTGCTACGAACATCTATGAAACCGTAAAACTGTTTGGAGATATTGTAGGAGCACCTGATAAAGCTGAGCAATTCATTGCTGACTTTGAGAAAAAGGCTGCTGAAGGCCGCGAAAAGCTTAAAGGTGTCGTGAATGAAAATGATACATTCGGAATTTATGAGCTGACTGACAAAGGTGAGCTATGGACCTTCGGTAACAATGCAGGCCGTGGTGGACAAGCCCTATATAATGCACTTAAGCTGAAAATGCCTACTAAGAACAGCAATGACAACCAAACACTTCAGCTATCCATGGAGCTATTGCCAGAATATGCAGCGGATTACATGTTCCTAACTACTTATGATCCTGATAAAAAAGGTGATAAGCTGAAAGAGCTGAAGGAATCACCCGTTTGGAACGGACTTGCTGCTGCGAAGAACGACCATCTGTTCTACAACGATTTTGATACCTTCTATCGCTATGATCCTATTGCCATTACCGCACAAATCGATCTGTTCGTTGATATGATTCTTGAGCGCAACGGTAAGAAATAA
- a CDS encoding FtsX-like permease family protein produces the protein MTFRRMAIQMFKANLRRYLLFFLCSSFTIMVFFAFYSLYINPDFNDPYQVNGMVSGNLYAPFLVMRVFAVLFIVYAQMAFLKFRKSDFGLLMVLGMTSHNIRKIILLENSLIALASILTGLGAGTVFSVLFFFIISLFVNIGGSSFSLTLESYLYTIKFFGIIYIAVIGIQLILTLRYNIVRLLKESRTAERSLLHGKITGIIGVVLLGISVYDMITHYSPDDARMMLINLGVSMVGVYLLLSGLGDWMKLFISRSSRAYHKHLMFSSDLNYTLGRSKIVLSLITFLVFITISLSGIIFYITWDAENIPVKNNPYDIAYAEVFGKNSLPSETLSEITDHGATPLISHQTLEYIDLFNFKVFLDQNINTLIGSDYHVEKDHFLNLALVARGEEWKNQRPEMLTFEMKLSSGNHTLYSQGLIFKMLFNPVPNLMNGLHVIVNEEDYMALKAENKKAIGNLQLLNFKDWKKTVDIDAKLNAALAKYNKDNTESWYGNERHEALVFSTKSRISDYLQLQESGRFGIFVISFVGLIFFGASGIVLHFSIQTDLERERIKFRKLNKIGITSKDVARIIGGPLKVLFFLPYALGIALSSFYVVSSSRVEMSTALEPMWFCLLVGGAYLLLQVLIYRIYTKIYTRNMLAHIELLDVPTTNNTRCKFNSNYDNINK, from the coding sequence ATGACCTTTAGGAGAATGGCTATTCAGATGTTTAAGGCGAACCTTAGAAGGTACTTGTTATTTTTCCTATGCAGCAGCTTTACGATTATGGTCTTTTTCGCCTTTTACTCCCTGTATATAAACCCTGATTTTAATGACCCCTATCAAGTGAATGGAATGGTGTCCGGTAATTTATATGCTCCTTTTTTGGTGATGAGAGTATTTGCTGTTCTATTTATTGTATATGCGCAAATGGCCTTTTTGAAATTTAGAAAAAGCGACTTTGGGCTGTTAATGGTTCTTGGAATGACGAGCCACAATATCCGTAAAATTATTTTGTTAGAAAATAGCTTGATTGCGTTAGCTTCGATTCTCACGGGTTTAGGTGCAGGGACGGTCTTCTCCGTTCTTTTCTTCTTCATCATCTCGTTGTTTGTTAATATAGGGGGCAGTTCTTTTTCACTTACGCTGGAAAGTTATCTGTATACCATTAAATTCTTCGGGATTATTTACATAGCTGTGATTGGAATCCAATTAATATTAACGCTGAGATACAACATTGTACGCCTTTTAAAAGAATCCAGAACCGCAGAACGTAGCCTTCTTCATGGTAAAATCACAGGGATCATCGGAGTCGTACTACTTGGGATCTCCGTTTATGATATGATTACTCATTACAGTCCTGATGATGCCCGTATGATGTTAATCAATCTGGGAGTAAGTATGGTGGGTGTCTATTTGCTGCTGTCAGGACTTGGGGACTGGATGAAACTTTTTATATCGCGATCAAGCAGAGCCTATCACAAGCATTTAATGTTTAGCTCCGATTTGAACTATACCCTTGGTCGCTCCAAAATAGTGCTTTCTCTTATCACCTTCCTCGTCTTCATAACAATTTCTCTAAGCGGTATTATCTTTTATATTACCTGGGATGCTGAGAATATTCCTGTGAAAAACAACCCTTATGATATTGCCTATGCAGAAGTATTCGGGAAAAATAGCCTTCCATCTGAGACACTCAGCGAAATCACGGATCATGGTGCTACACCGCTGATTTCACACCAAACGCTTGAATACATTGATTTGTTCAATTTCAAGGTATTTTTGGATCAAAACATCAACACATTAATCGGCAGTGATTATCATGTGGAGAAAGATCACTTTCTTAATCTTGCCTTAGTTGCTCGAGGAGAAGAATGGAAGAATCAAAGACCAGAGATGCTCACCTTCGAAATGAAGCTTTCTTCCGGGAATCATACGTTGTACTCACAAGGACTTATTTTTAAAATGCTATTTAACCCTGTGCCGAATCTTATGAATGGTCTTCATGTTATTGTAAACGAAGAGGACTATATGGCGCTGAAAGCGGAAAATAAAAAAGCGATCGGTAACCTTCAGCTCCTGAATTTTAAGGATTGGAAAAAAACTGTGGATATAGATGCTAAGTTAAATGCCGCTTTAGCCAAATATAACAAAGACAATACAGAGTCCTGGTATGGCAATGAACGGCACGAAGCTCTCGTATTTTCTACGAAGTCTAGAATAAGTGACTATCTACAGTTACAGGAGTCTGGCCGATTTGGAATCTTCGTAATTTCATTTGTTGGTTTAATATTTTTCGGCGCCTCCGGGATAGTGCTGCATTTCAGTATTCAGACCGATTTAGAGCGTGAGAGGATCAAATTCAGGAAGCTGAACAAGATTGGAATTACTTCTAAGGACGTGGCTCGCATTATAGGCGGCCCCTTAAAGGTGCTGTTTTTTCTCCCGTATGCATTAGGTATTGCATTGTCTTCTTTTTATGTTGTTAGTTCTTCCAGGGTTGAAATGTCTACAGCTCTGGAGCCGATGTGGTTTTGTTTGTTGGTAGGTGGAGCGTATCTTTTATTACAAGTCCTCATTTATCGTATATACACCAAAATATACACACGCAATATGCTAGCACATATCGAACTGCTTGATGTTCCCACAACGAATAATACAAGATGTAAATTTAATTCCAATTATGATAATATTAACAAATAA
- a CDS encoding ABC transporter ATP-binding protein, whose amino-acid sequence MPILEVENLSKEYKGKGKMNVFRALNGISLSVDSGELVAIMGPSGSGKTTLLNILSGIDTEYSGVVRIAETSISEMSKNELALFRRQRMGFVFQDYNLLDSLTLRENIMVPMVLDDQEVDDINTKTDETILLFDLGEVKDKYPYMVSGGQQQRAAISRAIINDPEVIFADEPTGNLDSKSSSIVMKTFAKLNALKGATIVMVTHDPFAASYCNRVLFIKDGKALLEITRDNKERRAFFDRILESLAFIGGGEDDL is encoded by the coding sequence ATGCCTATTCTAGAGGTAGAGAATCTCTCAAAAGAATATAAAGGCAAGGGCAAAATGAATGTGTTTCGGGCGCTAAACGGCATAAGCCTGAGTGTGGATAGCGGAGAGCTTGTTGCGATTATGGGGCCTTCGGGGAGTGGTAAAACGACGCTGCTAAACATCCTTAGCGGGATCGACACGGAATATAGTGGGGTAGTCCGGATTGCAGAGACTAGTATAAGCGAGATGTCTAAGAATGAGCTTGCACTGTTTCGCCGGCAGCGAATGGGGTTCGTTTTTCAAGATTACAATCTGCTGGATAGCCTGACCCTACGGGAAAATATAATGGTGCCCATGGTTTTGGATGACCAAGAGGTAGACGACATCAATACCAAGACAGATGAGACGATATTGCTATTTGATCTGGGCGAGGTGAAGGATAAATATCCGTATATGGTTTCAGGAGGACAGCAACAACGAGCGGCGATTAGCAGAGCGATTATTAATGATCCGGAGGTGATCTTTGCGGATGAGCCGACGGGGAATTTGGATTCCAAATCCTCAAGTATAGTAATGAAGACCTTCGCCAAACTGAATGCTCTGAAAGGAGCAACAATTGTGATGGTCACGCATGATCCTTTTGCGGCCAGCTATTGTAATCGCGTGCTCTTTATCAAGGATGGGAAGGCTCTATTAGAGATTACTAGGGACAATAAAGAACGGAGAGCATTTTTTGATAGGATTCTGGAGAGTCTGGCCTTCATTGGAGGGGGAGAAGATGACCTTTAG
- a CDS encoding MFS transporter encodes MQGVDSRRWYALWVILLPTLLISLNTYMIQVALPLMQNRLNASFSEAQLIVTGFSLGLAVALIISGKLGDIYGRKRMLIIGVSGFTIMAVLGGLTSDPTLLIVIRIVQGMAAALVQPQVLSILQVSFLQKEKGLVFGIYGAMIGIGFAFGFILGGTIVNWNPFDLGWRTVFFFNVPFGLLVLLLMPIVPETRAEQTHSINWTGSILLLMGLFLLIYPLSEGQKQGWPLWISGCLIIALFVLFTFVWVENRKGKQGNGPLVDLSIFRHRTFSIGLATVLVLYLGMFSFFFVLSYYMQFGLHYNVQDTSLVFLAIGIGFFLTSLISSRMVRRWGMSVLKIGALMMGCSSLLLIWELNVDATHLLGARNILILLIYGFGLGMATTPLVNVTLSSVPARITGTGSGLITTFMYLANSLGVALIGILFSTSLKHSLLEADLSDYVRAFSFSLAAIGGLAFTGFVCLCFLRERK; translated from the coding sequence ACTTCCAACTTTACTCATTTCATTGAATACTTATATGATTCAAGTCGCCCTTCCATTAATGCAAAATCGCTTGAATGCGAGCTTCTCTGAAGCACAGCTTATCGTCACCGGATTTTCGCTAGGATTAGCTGTGGCGTTGATCATTAGTGGAAAGCTTGGGGATATATACGGCAGAAAACGAATGCTGATTATCGGAGTGAGTGGATTTACGATTATGGCAGTGTTGGGTGGTTTGACCTCAGATCCGACACTTCTGATTGTTATTCGCATCGTACAAGGTATGGCAGCTGCGCTTGTCCAGCCTCAGGTTTTGTCTATACTTCAGGTCAGCTTTCTGCAAAAGGAAAAGGGGCTTGTTTTCGGTATTTATGGTGCAATGATTGGCATTGGATTCGCTTTCGGATTTATTCTCGGAGGCACTATTGTGAATTGGAATCCGTTCGATCTCGGTTGGCGAACGGTATTTTTTTTCAATGTGCCTTTCGGACTTCTCGTCTTGCTGTTAATGCCGATTGTTCCTGAAACACGGGCCGAGCAGACGCACAGTATTAATTGGACGGGAAGTATCCTTTTGCTGATGGGTTTGTTCCTGCTAATCTATCCGTTATCAGAGGGACAAAAACAAGGGTGGCCATTGTGGATCTCAGGCTGTCTAATTATAGCTTTATTCGTGTTGTTTACTTTTGTCTGGGTTGAAAATCGGAAAGGAAAGCAGGGGAATGGTCCATTAGTCGACCTATCTATTTTCAGACATAGAACATTTAGTATAGGTCTGGCGACCGTGCTTGTCCTTTATCTAGGCATGTTCTCCTTCTTTTTTGTTTTAAGCTACTATATGCAATTTGGCTTGCACTATAATGTTCAAGATACAAGTTTGGTTTTTTTGGCTATAGGTATAGGCTTTTTTCTGACTTCCCTGATATCGTCTCGAATGGTCAGAAGATGGGGGATGAGTGTACTTAAAATAGGAGCGTTGATGATGGGATGCTCTAGTTTATTGCTTATATGGGAGCTAAATGTGGATGCGACGCATCTACTGGGCGCACGAAATATTTTAATATTATTGATATATGGCTTCGGTCTCGGAATGGCTACTACACCATTAGTCAACGTCACGCTCAGTTCAGTACCAGCAAGGATTACGGGCACAGGATCAGGTCTGATCACTACATTTATGTATTTAGCAAACTCGTTAGGGGTGGCTCTAATCGGTATTTTGTTCTCCACTTCGTTGAAACATTCTCTTTTGGAAGCAGATTTATCGGATTATGTAAGGGCGTTTTCCTTCTCACTGGCAGCTATCGGAGGACTTGCTTTTACTGGTTTTGTTTGTCTTTGTTTCTTGCGAGAGCGGAAATGA